GCGCTGATCGCGACGAACATCCTGGGACAGAACACCCCGGCGATCGCCGCCACGGAGGCGCAGTACGCGGAGATGTGGGCCCAGGACGCGGCCGCAATGTATGGCTACGCGGCTTCATCGGCGACGGCCGCGCAACTCGACCCGTTCACCCAGCCGCAGCAGACGACCACCCCCGGCGGGATTGCCGGCCAGGCCGCCGCGGTCACGCAGGCCGCCGGGACGCCGGCCGGCGCCCAGCAATCGACCCTGGCGCAGTTCACCACCGCCGTGCCTGCGGTGCTGCAAAATCTCGCCTCGCCGGCGTCGGCCCCGTCATCGGGCGTCACCTCGGTATTGGATCCCAACAGCAACTTCTGGAACACGCTGACGTCGACCGGGGCGTTCAACCCCGAACAGGTGGTGTCGGCGGTGACGAGCTCGACGCTGCTGGGCGCCGGCGGCAGTGCCACCAGCGACGTGGCGGGGTCGGTTGCGTCGCCCTTGTCCGGTGCTGCTATCGGAGCGGGCGGCCAGGGGATCTCGGGTATCGCGAGCCTGGGCGGCGCGGGCACCCCGGTGTCGGCGGGGCTGGGCCGCGCGTCGATGGTCGGCCCGGTCTCGGTGCCGCCTAGCTGGACGGCGCCCGCACCCCTGACGAGCCCGCTCGCTTCGACACTGGGCGGCACGCCGATGGTCGCCCCGCCGCCC
This genomic window from Mycobacterium saskatchewanense contains:
- a CDS encoding PPE family protein, whose protein sequence is MTAVLDFATLPPEINSGRLYSGAGSGPMLAAASAWKGLAAELRSTALSYHSVLSALWGEEWHGPAAAAMAAAAMPYVAWMGSTAAQAEQAGAQAEGAAAAYDAAFAATIPPPVIAANRVQLMALIATNILGQNTPAIAATEAQYAEMWAQDAAAMYGYAASSATAAQLDPFTQPQQTTTPGGIAGQAAAVTQAAGTPAGAQQSTLAQFTTAVPAVLQNLASPASAPSSGVTSVLDPNSNFWNTLTSTGAFNPEQVVSAVTSSTLLGAGGSATSDVAGSVASPLSGAAIGAGGQGISGIASLGGAGTPVSAGLGRASMVGPVSVPPSWTAPAPLTSPLASTLGGTPMVAPPPAMATGAPGMPIGAVGGQPYGRAMPQYGFRPSFVARPPAAG